AAAGAGAGCTTTTTTGTGCCTACGTTAGTCGGTCGAGGAGTTATGGGAGAGATAGGACAGAAGGCTTTCAACAGGAAGACCGCAATTCTTAACGTAGATGAACTAGCGGAAATGAGACCAATTGACAATCTTTTGGACAGAGTGTGGTTGATTCAACGGGGTGACTATGGCAAGAGCTCTGAAATTTCTGTAGGGCGTGCTATGGACAATGACGTCATTATTCCAGAGTACTCAATATCGAGTAAGCACTGTGTTTTTACCTATGAATCTGCTTCCATCGCAATAGAAGATGTCAGGTCACTCAATGGTACCATGATAGAGGGAGAACGTATCGCTCCAAGAGAGAAAGTTGCCCTTGCGAATGGTAACATAATTACACTAGGCCGTTATCAATTTTCATTTTTTACTCCTAGTGGTTTTATAGCGGTTCTCGAGGAAGAGTAAATATAGCTCTTCGCGAGGAATGCCGGGGATACTAGGGAGTGTTGGAGCAATAAGGAAGAGATTCCCTGAACACTATAATTTTGATACAAGCACGTTCTAAACTGCAAGGAGCCAAATAAATGGGAATAGATACCGTTACTCTGTCCGACATTACTCAGGTTGACAGCTTTATAGCATTTTGGAGCTTGTTAGTTGATGTATGGCGCTATGGGCTTATGGGAATTGATATTGGTCGCATTCTCACCGCCCTCCTTATCTTTTCGATTTTTCTTCTGATTAGAGGGCTTTTCAGCAAGTACGTT
The bacterium DNA segment above includes these coding regions:
- a CDS encoding FHA domain-containing protein — encoded protein: MNDPKYLADYRRLLKDIGLEDFKESFFVPTLVGRGVMGEIGQKAFNRKTAILNVDELAEMRPIDNLLDRVWLIQRGDYGKSSEISVGRAMDNDVIIPEYSISSKHCVFTYESASIAIEDVRSLNGTMIEGERIAPREKVALANGNIITLGRYQFSFFTPSGFIAVLEEE